The Faecalibacterium sp. I3-3-89 sequence GTGGCTGCTGCCGCCGCCCATGCCGCCAAAACTGCCGCCGCTGCGGCCAGCTCCGCCGAAACCGGAGCCGCCGCCCATACCGCCAAAGCCGCCGAAACCGCCTCCACGGGGAGGCCGAGGCCCGCGCGGGCCTCTCGGGCCGCGGGGACCGCCGTAAAAACCGCCGCCGGGGCCGAAGTCATCGTAAGGGCCGCGCGGAGGACGGGGGCCTCTGCGCCGCCGTGCGCCGAACCAGCCGAAGGGACCCCAGTACCAGCCAAAGGAGTGGCCGAGGGGGGTGATGAAGACAAAGAAGAGGGCGATGGTCACGATGATATAAGCCAGCAGCTCAAAAAGCCCTCCGATGATGTTCCCCAAAGAGGCGTGTGCCGGATGGCTGGGGTTCGGGACTGCATTTCCGTCGGGAGAAATGGTGGCACCGTTCAGGCTGACGCCATAGACCTCTGCGATGGTGTTTGCCACATTGGTGGCGCAGGTGAGGACGGCGGCGTCGTACTTCTTGGCGGCGAAGTCGTCCTCCATCGTCTGCACGAGGGTGCTTGCCTGATCGGCCAGCATGGTGCTGCGGAAGCCGTCGCCGTAGGTCAGGTAGTAGTCGCCGTCGGCGTACTGGGCCGACTGCATCACCAGCAGGATGAGCACACCGTTGTTCTTGCTGGCGCTGCTGATGCCCCAAGCGTTGAAGGCCGCTGTGGCGTAGTCCTCGGTGGTGGCGCTGCCGGTGTAATCCACGGTCAGCACGCCGATCTGTGCACCGTCACAGCTGGCCGAGAGCTGTGCGTTGATGGTCTCAAGCTCGGTGGTGGTGCTGTCGCTCAGGACACCGGCGTCGTCCACGACGCACTTGTCCTTCGGCAGGCTGGGCAGCTGGATGGTGGCAGCAGAAGCTGCCGGGGCCAGCGCCGTGAGGCCCACCACGACAACAAGGAACAGGGCCGCCATCCGGCGGGAGAGCGTTTTCATCGTCTTCATGCGAAAAGTTCCACCTCCTGTACGCCGAACAGCCTGCCCAGCAGATTGGCCGGGAAGCCGCCGACGTCGCTTTGATAGCTCTGGACTGCGTCGTTATAATGCAGGTTGCTGAGGATGGTCTGGGCGCTGTTGAACTGGCTGTACTGCCCCTGCACCGCGCCCATCTTCATGGGGTCTGCGGCCTGCTCCTGCAGTTTCGCG is a genomic window containing:
- a CDS encoding TPM domain-containing protein, which gives rise to MKTMKTLSRRMAALFLVVVVGLTALAPAASAATIQLPSLPKDKCVVDDAGVLSDSTTTELETINAQLSASCDGAQIGVLTVDYTGSATTEDYATAAFNAWGISSASKNNGVLILLVMQSAQYADGDYYLTYGDGFRSTMLADQASTLVQTMEDDFAAKKYDAAVLTCATNVANTIAEVYGVSLNGATISPDGNAVPNPSHPAHASLGNIIGGLFELLAYIIVTIALFFVFITPLGHSFGWYWGPFGWFGARRRRGPRPPRGPYDDFGPGGGFYGGPRGPRGPRGPRPPRGGGFGGFGGMGGGSGFGGAGRSGGSFGGMGGGSSHGGGAGRGR